The following coding sequences lie in one Ostrea edulis chromosome 8, xbOstEdul1.1, whole genome shotgun sequence genomic window:
- the LOC130049042 gene encoding kremen protein 1-like, with translation MLKSPAHNPVPNGRRQCRVSCTKQDKYKFFGLEAGFECFCGNEMNKIYKLRPRRECNMTCVGNVQETCGGLWRIEMFSLQ, from the exons ATGCTGAAATCTCCAGCCCACAACCCTGTCCCTAACGGGAGAAGGCAGTGCCGTGTGTCATGCACTAAACAAGACAAGTACAAGTTCTTTGGACTAGAG GCAGGATTTGAGTGCTTTTGTGGAAATGAGATGAACAAAATCTACAAGTTACGACCCAGGAGGGAGTGCAATATGACATGTGTGGGCAACGTTCAGGAGACCTGTGGGGGTCTGTGGAGGATTGAGATGTTTTCTCTACAGTAG